Proteins from a genomic interval of Neoarius graeffei isolate fNeoGra1 chromosome 24, fNeoGra1.pri, whole genome shotgun sequence:
- the ankle2 gene encoding ankyrin repeat and LEM domain-containing protein 2, whose product MEAALTRLKSLSADELREEILKANLKCGPITATTRAVFERKLARALVENAGLSSESSGGSSETLSATSAEEGDVGYHLGLNPPEEEPLCEKTVSPSQHDARTPNKMAETTPTFYYGVCPLWDDVLARNERVHVYTDKKEALQAMKMMKGARFKPFSTREDAEKFAKGLCDYFPSPSKCTPCVSPVKTSLVFGKDGSSLAETEGINREKANSFKSPRPQDLTARLRVCVERGDEVAFTELVWSNPRYLIGSGDNPTVLQEGCRYNVMHVAAKENQAGVAQLLLDTLENPDFMRLMYPDDTESMLHQRIHYIVDLYLNTPDKACFETPLHFACKFGCAAVVNVLCSHPDIDKHRKNKYDQEPCEIICERMKEKNKIPEIKQKIMEYLEDRCYVPLLRAADNSTQPVIGAPWSPEPMEKRSPRLPRSPRDPVMTVRAFAGPLSPSKADEFRRVWKTPPRERAEHFHHILKSDPERGAERVGRDLARELGHPWAEHWDFLDSFVDLSSVEGLQRLEEFLSKKDFTERARDQAGELNNSNKFRTPSPGKQKFSNSVSVGAFLDDADISLEEIKNRQNAALTSISSSSSTSCCSKDDLGGRGFHILPVSQDSALIEPRNPASSCPPSPISNLMVEFERMTLRDHPDRAEQEGAELSSMSSDEYFLAQESLEGEEQRARTRMGSNGERLICSRSRSWDHGSSASSSTSGSYRSLDRSNDLILTTPPRVRKGLFIEGDAPSRLDREVFAAVGGAEIDPLKYPSIHKWKSTIESYTSAEMQSWQTPAVLKSQSRLQCLTPGSPVSRYSPARHTHSPDYTSPGRYSPAHASYIQRIRLKHFGDSPI is encoded by the exons ATGGAGGCTGCTCTGACCCGGCTCAAGTCTCTGAGTGCTGATGAGCTCagagaggagatcctcaaagccaATCTGAAGTGCGGCCCCATCACGGCCACCACACGTGCCGTATTCGAGCGTAAACTCGCTCGGGCCCTCGTCGAGAACGCCGGACTCTCCTCCGAATCATCTGGAGGCTCGTCCGAGACCCTAAGCGCCACCTCGGCCGAAGAGGGGGACGTCGGGTATCATCTCGGTCTCAACCCACCTGAGGAGGAGCCGCTGTGCGAGAAGACCGTGTCACCGTCACAACATGACGCCCGGACACCTAACAAAATGGCCGAGACCACACCCACATTCTACTATGGCGTGTGTCCGCTGTGGGATGACGTGCTGGCCAGAAACG AAAGGGTTCACGTGTACACGGATAAGAAGGAGGCTCTGCAGGCCATGAAGATGATGAAGGGCGCTCGCTTCAAACCCTTCTCTACTCGAGAGGACGCTGAGAAGTTTGCCAAGGGACTCTGTGATTACTTCCCTTCCCCGAGCAAGTGTACCCCCTGCGTGTCACCTGTGAAGACCTCCCTCGTCTTCGGGAAAG acGGCTCATCTCTGGCAGAGACAGAAGGGATAAACCGAGAAAAGGCGAACAGCTTTAAGAGTCCTCGTCCTCAGGACCTGACGGCGAGGCTGCGAGTGTGTGTGGAGCGAGGAGATGAGGTCGCCTTCACCGAGCTCGTGTGGAGCAACCCACGCTACCTCATTGGCTCCGGAGACAACCCCACCGTGCTGCAG GAGGGCTGCAGGTATAACGTGATGCACGTAGCAGCGAAGGAGAATCAGGCGGGCGTGGCACAGCTGCTGCTCGACACGCTGGAGAATCCGGACTTCATGCGGCTCATGTATCCTGATGATACGGAGAGCATGCTGCACCAGCGCATCCACTACATCGTGGACCTGTACCTCAACACGCCCGATAAAGCC TGCTTCGAGACGCCGCTACACTTTGCGTGTAAGTTCGGTTGCGCGGCCGTGGTGAACGTCCTCTGCTCTCATCCCGACATCGACAAACACCGAAAGAACAAATACGACCAGGAACCCTGCGAG ATCATTTGTGAGCGAATGAAGGAAAAGAACAAAATCCCAGAAATCAAGCAGAAGATTATGGAGTACCTCGAAG ACCGGTGTTACGTGCCCCTCCTCCGAGCAGCTGATAACTCCACCCAGCCTGTGATTGGCGCTCCCTGGTCACCTGAGCCGATGGAAAAGCGCTCGCCGCGATTACCCAGAAGCCCTCGAGATCCCGTGATGACCGTGAGGGCCTTCGCCGGCCCACTGAGCCCCTCTAAA gcagaTGAATTTAGGCGTGTGTGGAAGACGCCCCCTAGAGAGCGGGCGGAGCATTTCCACCATATCCTCAAATCAGATCCGGAGCGTGGAGCAGAGCGAGTGGGCAG agacctGGCGCGTGAGCTGGGTCACCCCTGGGCTGAACACTGGGATTTTCTGGACAGTTTTGTGGACTTGTCGTCAGTAGAGGGTCTGCAGCGTCTGGAGGAGTTTCTGAGCAAGAAGGACTTCACTGAGCGCGCTCGAGACCAGGCTGGAGAACTCAATAACAGCAACAAGTTCAGAACTCCTTCCCCAG GAAAGCAGAAGTTCAGTAACTCTGTGTCGGTCGGTGCGTTCCTGGATGACGCGGATATCTCACTGGAGGAGATTAAGAACCGACAGAACGCAGCGCTCACCAgcatttcctcctcctcctccacctcctgctGCTCTAAAGATGACCTGGGTGGGCGGGGCTTCCACATCTTGCCTGTCTCACAAGACTCCGCCCTCATCGAGCCACGAAATCCCGCCTCTTCCTGCCCGCCATCGCCCATCTCTAACCTGATGGTGGAGTTTGAGCGTATGACTCTGCGTGACCACCCAGATAGAGCTGAACAGGAAGGGGCGGAGCTTTCGAGCATGAGTTCAGACGAGTATTTCCTGGCACAGGAGAgcctggagggggaggagcagagAGCGAGGACTCGAATGGGATCAAACGGTGAGCGACTGATCTGTTCACGCTCCAGGTCATGGGATCACGGAAGCTccgcctcctcctccacctctggATCTTACAGATCATTGGACCGTTCAAATGACCTCATCTTGACCACACCCCCTCGAGTCAGGAAAGGGCTGTTCATTGAGGG AGACGCTCCCTCCAGACTGGACCGTGAGGTTTTCGCCGCGGTGGGAGGAGCCGAAATCGACCCGCTCAAATATCCCAGCATTCACAAGTGGAAAAGCACCATCGAGTCGTACACCAGTGCCGAGATGCAGAG ttgGCAGACTCCGGCTGTGTTAAAGTCTCAGTCCAGGCTCCAGTGTCTGACTCCCGGTTCTCCTGTGAGCCGCTACAGTCCGGCCCGACACACCCACTCGCCAGACTACACCAGTCCTGGACGCTACAGCCCCGCCCATGCCAGTTACATCCAGCGCATTCGCCTCAAGCACTTCGGAGACTCGCCCATTTAA